One genomic segment of Pseudomonas fortuita includes these proteins:
- a CDS encoding response regulator, whose product MHLLVVEDDDIVRMLMVEVLDELGYTVIEAEDGEAALQVLANPSQPLELMMTDVGLPDMRGDVLAGKARELRPLLPVLFASGYADSINVPEGMHLIGKPFSIDQLRDKVVAILGHP is encoded by the coding sequence ATGCATCTTCTTGTAGTCGAAGACGACGACATCGTACGCATGCTGATGGTCGAAGTGCTCGACGAGTTGGGCTACACGGTCATTGAGGCTGAAGACGGCGAAGCCGCCCTGCAGGTGCTCGCAAACCCAAGCCAGCCGCTGGAACTGATGATGACCGATGTGGGTTTGCCGGACATGCGTGGCGATGTGCTGGCAGGCAAAGCGCGCGAGTTGCGGCCACTGCTGCCCGTGCTGTTCGCCAGTGGTTATGCCGACAGCATCAATGTGCCCGAGGGCATGCACCTGATCGGCAAGCCGTTCAGCATCGACCAGTTGCGGGACAAGGTGGTGGCCATTCTGGGTCACCCGTGA
- the cobF gene encoding precorrin-6A synthase (deacetylating) has product MKDLLLIGIGAGDPRQVTYEAVDALRRACVFFVLDKGSDKDELVRLRKAIVQRYRPEGGYRLVQVADPLRDGQADDYLGAVQDWHRQRAALYAQLIEQEIGDGETGAFLLWGEPTLYDSTLRILDLVRERGVALRLQIIPGISSVQALAARHQVPLNRIGEPLTVLPGRRLAGHGPIDNVVVMLDGQCAFAQLDDPGLVIYWGACLGTEDEVLIAGPLQEVKARILEVREQERRRKGWIMDTYLLRREL; this is encoded by the coding sequence ATGAAAGACCTGTTGTTGATCGGGATCGGTGCGGGTGACCCGCGCCAGGTCACTTATGAAGCAGTCGATGCACTGCGCCGCGCCTGCGTGTTTTTCGTGCTCGACAAGGGCAGCGACAAGGATGAGCTGGTACGCCTGCGCAAGGCCATTGTGCAGCGCTACCGCCCCGAGGGTGGCTATCGCCTGGTGCAGGTCGCCGACCCCCTGCGCGATGGCCAGGCAGATGACTACCTGGGTGCGGTGCAGGACTGGCACCGGCAGCGTGCTGCGCTGTATGCCCAACTGATCGAGCAGGAGATTGGCGACGGCGAAACCGGCGCCTTTCTGCTGTGGGGCGAGCCGACCCTTTACGACAGTACCCTGCGGATTCTCGATCTGGTCCGCGAGCGCGGCGTGGCGCTGCGCTTGCAGATCATTCCAGGCATCAGCAGTGTACAGGCGCTGGCGGCGCGTCATCAGGTGCCCCTCAATCGCATCGGCGAGCCGCTGACCGTGCTGCCAGGGCGGCGCCTGGCCGGGCATGGGCCTATCGACAACGTGGTGGTGATGCTCGACGGGCAGTGCGCGTTTGCTCAGCTCGATGATCCGGGGTTGGTGATCTACTGGGGCGCTTGCCTGGGTACCGAGGATGAAGTGCTGATTGCCGGGCCGTTGCAGGAGGTGAAGGCGCGGATACTGGAAGTGCGTGAACAGGAGAGGCGGCGTAAGGGGTGGATCATGGATACTTATTTGTTGCGCAGGGAGCTGTGA
- a CDS encoding OprD family porin, whose amino-acid sequence MFAPFPLAPGRRVAGLFLLCAGVNAQATGFLEDSSAKVEARNVYFNRDFRDGQSGSSQGASKREEWAQGFILNVQSGYTQGPVGFGVDALGMFGFKLDSSPADSNSGLLPSSGHDPRHSVDQYAKMGLAAKVKVSKSVLKYGSMMPDVPLLKYNDGRLLPTLFHGAMLTSEEVRDLKFTLARLDKYTARDSTDRQDIRVHCKNKRYACDIEADHFDLAGVDYRFNERISAQYQVAKLENIYRQHFLGLVASQPLALGSLSADLRLIKSDDIGNARAGAIDHRAFSGMLGYSLGGHKISAGWQRMYGDSAMPYLDGSNPYLVNYAQVNDFAAAQERSWQVRYDYDFKALGVPGLTFFTRYINGDNIKVPGSRAEGKEWERDTEFKYQVQSGTFKDVSVRLRNSTYRSNYEKWARDMDETRVIVSYNFSVF is encoded by the coding sequence ATGTTTGCCCCTTTCCCCCTCGCCCCTGGGCGCCGTGTTGCCGGCCTGTTCCTCTTGTGTGCCGGCGTCAACGCCCAGGCCACCGGATTTCTTGAAGACAGCAGTGCCAAGGTCGAAGCACGCAATGTTTATTTCAACCGGGATTTTCGTGATGGCCAAAGCGGTTCCAGCCAAGGCGCTTCCAAGCGGGAAGAATGGGCGCAAGGTTTCATCCTTAATGTGCAGTCGGGTTATACCCAAGGGCCGGTCGGTTTTGGCGTAGATGCGCTGGGCATGTTCGGCTTCAAACTGGACTCGAGTCCGGCAGACAGTAACAGTGGCCTGCTGCCTTCTTCCGGTCATGACCCGCGGCACTCGGTTGACCAATATGCAAAGATGGGGCTGGCGGCCAAGGTCAAGGTGTCCAAGAGCGTGCTCAAATACGGCTCGATGATGCCTGATGTGCCATTGCTCAAATACAACGACGGCCGCTTGCTGCCCACCCTGTTCCATGGCGCCATGCTCACTTCTGAAGAAGTGCGCGACTTGAAGTTCACCCTGGCCCGCCTGGACAAATACACCGCGCGGGATTCCACTGACCGCCAGGACATCCGCGTGCACTGCAAGAACAAGCGCTATGCCTGCGATATCGAAGCTGACCACTTTGACCTGGCCGGTGTCGACTACCGCTTCAACGAGCGAATCAGCGCCCAGTACCAGGTGGCCAAGCTGGAAAATATTTACCGCCAGCACTTCCTCGGCCTGGTGGCCAGCCAGCCGTTGGCGTTGGGCAGCCTGTCGGCCGACCTGCGCCTGATCAAGAGTGATGACATTGGCAATGCCCGCGCCGGTGCAATCGACCATCGCGCCTTCAGCGGCATGCTCGGCTACAGCCTGGGTGGCCACAAGATCAGTGCCGGCTGGCAGCGGATGTATGGCGACAGCGCCATGCCGTACCTGGATGGCAGCAACCCGTATCTGGTCAACTATGCTCAGGTCAACGATTTCGCCGCCGCTCAGGAGCGTTCCTGGCAGGTGCGTTATGACTATGACTTCAAGGCGCTGGGTGTGCCCGGCCTGACCTTCTTCACCCGCTACATCAATGGCGACAATATCAAGGTGCCGGGCAGCAGGGCCGAAGGCAAGGAATGGGAACGCGACACCGAGTTCAAGTACCAGGTGCAAAGTGGCACTTTCAAGGATGTCAGCGTGCGCCTGCGTAATTCCACTTACCGTAGCAATTATGAAAAGTGGGCGCGTGACATGGATGAAACACGGGTGATTGTCAGCTACAACTTCTCGGTTTTCTAA